In a genomic window of Punica granatum isolate Tunisia-2019 chromosome 6, ASM765513v2, whole genome shotgun sequence:
- the LOC116210370 gene encoding aquaporin TIP1-1-like, which yields MPIMRIAIGNPAEVGQADALKAALAEFISVLIFVFAGEGSGMAFNKLTDNGSTTPAGLVQASLAHGFALFVAVAIAANISGGHVNPAVTFGAFVGGHITLARSFMYWIAQLLGSVVACLLLKFSTGGLETSAFSLSSGVSAWNALVFEIVMTFGLVYTVYATALDPKKGNIGIIAPMAIGFTVGANILAGGAFDGASMNPAVSFGPAVVSWSWDNHWVYWLGPFVGAGIAATVYELFFINQTHEQVPSSEF from the exons atgccgATCATGAGAATCGCCATTGGAAACCCGGCCGAAGTCGGCCAAGCTGATGCTCTCAAAGCAGCGCTGGCTGAGTTCATTTCCGTGCTCATCTTCGTCTTTGCTGGCGAAGGCTCGGGGATGGCTTTCA ACAAGCTCACTGATAACGGATCGACGACGCCGGCCGGCCTTGTGCAAGCATCGCTAGCCCACGGTTTCGCACTGTTTGTGGCAGTTGCTATTGCTGCAAACATTTCCGGTGGACATGTCAACCCTGCTGTCACATTCGGCGCCTTCGTCGGTGGACATATTACTTTGGCTAGAAGTTTCATGTACTGGATCGCTCAGTTGCTCGGGTCCGTGGTTGCTTGCCTGCTTCTTAAGTTCTCAACCGGTGGATTG GAAACTTCAGCTTTCTCCCTGAGCTCCGGAGTCAGCGCATGGAACGCACTGGTATTTGAGATCGTGATGACTTTCGGTTTGGTGTACACGGTCTACGCCACTGCCCTGGACCCCAAGAAGGGCAACATCGGGATCATTGCCCCAATGGCGATCGGCTTCACTGTGGGTGCCAACATCTTGGCTGGTGGAGCCTTCGATGGCGCTTCCATGAACCCCGCTGTCTCTTTCGGGCCAGCTGTGGTGAGCTGGTCGTGGGACAACCACTGGGTGTACTGGCTCGGCCCGTTCGTCGGTGCTGGAATCGCAGCCACCGTCTACGAGCTCTTCTTCATTAACCAGACACATGAACAGGTCCCTTCCAGTGAGTTCTAA
- the LOC116211528 gene encoding transcription factor MYB59-like, whose product MKMVREEIRKGPWTEQEDFQLVCFVGLFGDRRWDFIAKVSGLNRTGKSCRLRWVNYLHPGLKRGKMTPQEEKLVLELHSKWGNRWSRIARKLPGRTDNEIKNYWRTHMRKKAQEKKRTVSLASSSSNSCSSASNDSKVDSLPSKETGEESFYDTGGPETSASMEIKGKEEEKYKEHAVDDIWQEIALSEENAITPANDCYSEEGCNFFCPQMISPTWEYSADSLWRMPDEEGKMFPPVRDPLFSYYEEDVAYLSG is encoded by the exons ATGAAAATGGTGCGAGAAGAAATCCGAAAGGGTCCATGGACAGAACAAGAGGACTTCCAGCTGGTCTGCTTTGTTGGCTTATTTGGAGATCGACGATGGGATTTTATAGCAAAGGTTTCAG GTTTGAACCGAACAGGAAAGAGTTGCAGGTTACGTTGGGTTAACTACCTGCACCCAGGTCTAAAGCGAGGAAAGATGACTCCACAAGAAGAGAAGCTCGTGCTTGAACTTCACTCGAAATGGGGAAATAG ATGGTCGAGGATTGCTCGGAAGTTGCCAGGGCGAACTGACAATGAGATAAAGAACTATTGGAGAACTCACATGAGGAAGAAGGCCCAAGAGAAGAAACGCACCGTGTCGTTGGCATCGTCATCTTCCAATAGCTGTTCTTCAGCATCAAATGATTCAAAAGTGGACTCTTTACCCTCCAAGGAGACGGGGGAAGAAAGTTTCTATGACACAGGTGGTCCAGAAACATCAGCTTCCATGGAAATTAAGGgcaaagaggaagaaaagtaCAAAGAGCACGCTGTGGATGATATATGGCAAGAGATTGCTTTATCAGAGGAGAATGCCATAACACCTGCTAATGATTGCTACAGTGAAGAAGGCTGCAATTTCTTTTGTCCTCAAATGATTTCGCCAACATGGGAATATTCTGCGGACTCACTGTGGAGAATGCCCGATGAAGAGGGTAAGATGTTCCCTCCTGTTAGAGATCCATTATTTTCCTACTATGAAGAAGATGTAGCGTATTTAAGTGGCTAA